The following are encoded together in the Elusimicrobiaceae bacterium genome:
- a CDS encoding ABC transporter ATP-binding protein produces MTGAPDYAVRVDGLVIAFGAFRAVDGISFEVPRGEIFGFLGANGAGKTTTIRALCGLLAPQSGSMSVAGIDVAASPAEVKKRTGYMSQKFTLYPDLTVRENLEFAAALRKIPAAVFEKRCAELLEFVRFNRGLNELAGRLPGGIKQQVALAAAVLHDPEIIFLDEPTAGVAPGERRGFWKLIRALAAAGRTVFVTTHYMDEAEECGGIALMHAGRIAALDSPAALKRA; encoded by the coding sequence ATGACCGGCGCGCCCGATTATGCCGTGCGGGTTGACGGGCTGGTAATAGCGTTCGGCGCGTTCCGGGCAGTGGACGGAATCTCGTTTGAAGTGCCGCGCGGCGAGATCTTCGGGTTTCTGGGCGCAAACGGTGCCGGCAAAACAACCACTATCCGCGCGCTTTGCGGACTGCTTGCCCCGCAAAGCGGCAGCATGAGCGTGGCGGGCATTGATGTCGCGGCCAGCCCCGCGGAAGTGAAAAAACGCACGGGTTACATGTCGCAGAAGTTTACGCTTTATCCCGATCTGACGGTGCGCGAGAATCTGGAGTTTGCCGCTGCGCTGCGTAAAATACCCGCAGCCGTGTTTGAAAAAAGATGCGCGGAGCTGCTTGAATTCGTGCGTTTCAACCGGGGTCTGAACGAGCTTGCCGGGCGGCTGCCCGGCGGGATCAAGCAGCAGGTTGCGCTGGCGGCGGCGGTTCTGCATGACCCGGAAATAATTTTTCTCGATGAGCCGACGGCAGGCGTAGCGCCCGGCGAGCGCAGGGGTTTCTGGAAGCTTATACGCGCGCTGGCGGCGGCGGGCAGGACGGTTTTTGTCACCACGCATTATATGGACGAGGCCGAGGAGTGCGGCGGGATCGCGCTGATGCACGCCGGCCGTATTGCCGCGCTCGACAGTCCCGCCGCGCTGAAGCGGGCCAG
- a CDS encoding ABC transporter ATP-binding protein, whose amino-acid sequence MTQALRVPVSIEINGLSKSFGAARALDTLTVTIAGGTLTGLVGPNGAGKTTLMRILAGLLVPDGERRPDSGAGARADGPRAVTFLRNGVPLASGALRGKTAYFPQEQSLYPDLSCLEHMEFFRDLYSVPKAEYERRARELFRLTRLEPFKNRKAGKLSGGMYKKLGLMCVLLHAPDILLLDEPTIGVDPVSRRELWELMYRFVGGNMTIVMSTSYMDEAERCDRVLLLDRGRMLRFGEPDQLLAQAGANGFESFFEPAGGAV is encoded by the coding sequence ATGACGCAGGCATTGCGCGTGCCGGTTTCGATTGAAATTAACGGGCTTTCAAAAAGCTTCGGCGCGGCGCGCGCGCTTGACACGCTTACGGTAACCATTGCGGGCGGCACGCTGACCGGCCTGGTCGGGCCCAACGGCGCGGGCAAAACCACGCTTATGCGGATATTGGCCGGACTGCTGGTTCCTGACGGGGAACGCAGGCCCGATTCGGGCGCAGGCGCGCGGGCGGACGGGCCGCGCGCGGTCACGTTTTTGCGCAACGGCGTTCCGCTTGCGTCCGGCGCGCTGCGCGGTAAAACGGCGTATTTCCCGCAGGAGCAGAGTTTGTATCCCGATCTCAGCTGTCTTGAGCACATGGAGTTTTTTCGCGACCTGTACAGCGTACCCAAAGCGGAATACGAACGGCGTGCGCGGGAACTGTTCCGGCTTACGCGGCTGGAGCCGTTCAAGAACCGCAAGGCCGGCAAGCTCTCCGGCGGGATGTACAAAAAACTGGGGCTTATGTGCGTGCTTCTGCACGCGCCGGACATTCTGCTTCTGGATGAGCCGACCATAGGCGTGGATCCGGTGAGCCGGCGCGAGCTGTGGGAGCTTATGTACCGGTTTGTGGGCGGCAACATGACGATTGTGATGAGCACCTCCTACATGGACGAAGCCGAACGCTGCGACCGGGTGCTGCTTCTGGACAGGGGCAGAATGCTTCGGTTCGGCGAGCCGGACCAGCTGCTGGCGCAGGCCGGAGCTAACGGGTTTGAGTCGTTTTTCGAGCCGGCCGGAGGCGCGGTATGA
- a CDS encoding efflux RND transporter periplasmic adaptor subunit: protein MNKLIPLALIAALVAVALFFRRGRDEFYYAGTVEATEVTVPARLNSVIEKYHAELGAEVKKGQLLAELDCRAYNLAASIAGRDFDRARQLLADGTMPQAQYDAAKYRDADARLKAGWCRVYAPIAGTVLYKPHEESEFTAPGTPLVTIADTSRVYAYIYVEQSAVYRIKTGMKAAALLPEDNMRRIDGTVTAVNEKAEFTPRNVQTRKERTRLVYQVKLEFDNRDGLLKPGMTIEARPFPENGTR from the coding sequence ATGAATAAACTGATACCTCTTGCGCTTATTGCGGCGCTGGTTGCCGTGGCGCTGTTTTTCCGGCGCGGACGCGACGAATTCTATTATGCCGGCACCGTTGAGGCCACGGAAGTGACGGTGCCCGCCCGGCTTAATTCGGTGATCGAAAAGTATCACGCGGAGCTGGGCGCGGAAGTGAAAAAAGGACAGCTGCTTGCGGAACTTGACTGCCGCGCCTATAATCTGGCCGCTTCCATCGCCGGGCGGGATTTCGACCGCGCCCGGCAGCTGCTTGCCGACGGCACCATGCCGCAGGCCCAGTACGACGCCGCCAAATACCGCGACGCCGACGCCCGGCTGAAAGCGGGCTGGTGCAGAGTGTATGCGCCGATTGCCGGCACCGTGCTTTACAAGCCGCACGAGGAGAGCGAATTTACCGCGCCCGGCACCCCGCTTGTGACGATTGCCGATACCAGCCGCGTCTATGCTTACATTTATGTCGAGCAGAGCGCGGTTTACCGTATTAAAACCGGCATGAAGGCGGCGGCGCTGCTGCCGGAGGACAATATGCGCCGGATTGACGGAACGGTTACCGCCGTAAATGAAAAGGCCGAGTTCACGCCCCGCAATGTGCAGACCCGCAAGGAGCGCACCCGGCTGGTCTATCAGGTGAAACTGGAATTTGACAACCGGGACGGCCTGCTCAAGCCCGGCATGACGATAGAAGCGCGTCCGTTTCCTGAAAACGGAACCAGGTAG